The following nucleotide sequence is from Cicer arietinum cultivar CDC Frontier isolate Library 1 chromosome 2, Cicar.CDCFrontier_v2.0, whole genome shotgun sequence.
AAGTTTGGTTATGATGTTTTCTAGATAGTAGTGGTTTTGTGTTTACCCTTTTATGTAAAATGGAAATCACCACTACATGAAAGAGGAAAAAGGGTTTTTTTAACAACATTTATTGAAATTGAAGTTTTTTAGGTGGAGGGAAAGGTGTTTGTGAGATTAGATCAAGGGAAGGATGTGAGGAATTGGGAGCTTACAGTAGGTTGCAATTTACCAGGAAAATGGATTCTTCATTGGGGAGTTACCCATGTTAATGATAATGGAAGGTACAACATGTTGAACATAAATACTTGAATTCTCTTTCCTTTTGATCTTTAGATTCCTTGTTATTTTAAGGGCCAAATAtcttaaatgttaatcattcAATAATATTTGAGTAAACAGTAATTTTGGTCTCTAAATGTGTGAGGCGTTGTCACTTGTCACATTAGTCCCTGAATATATTGTAATTACAAAAACATTCCAAAGTTTGTCTTTGGTTTGTAATTTTATAGATCAAATTGACTAACAAAGGACACATTTGAGAACCAAACTAACTTTGAGACCAAGCTGACTAACGAAAGATGCATTTAGGTATGTTTTTGTATTATAAATTACACATGTTTGAGGATCGTACTAATTTTTTACTCAATAATGTTTTTATAATCACATGATGTAAGTTTGATTGTTAGGGAATGGGATCAACCTCATGGTGATATGTTACCTCCTGGATCAGTTCCTATAAAGGTAGAAAATGGCTTAGTGACTTGTCATGATCATTGATCACAATGGCACACGTTCATTACTGCCATGTAGAAAGTCTGAGTTTGAAGTGCAAAATTTCAGGACTATGCAATAGAGACACCCTTGAAGGATCTATCTTTATCTGCTGAAGATGATACCTTTCATGAAATCAGGATTGATCTCAAACCCAACGATCACATTTCAGCAATTAATTTTGTACTCAAGGTTTTGTTTTTTAACAATTATCAATTGTGAATGCTTAGACAAAAGACATTGATTATAAGAAAACCTTATGATTGAacattgttttttctttcttttcattttacCTTGTATCGTGTCTCATTGCCTGATTTGTAATTTGGACGACTTCTGTTGTTGATTAGGATGAGGAAACTGGAGCTTGGTATCGAAATAAAGGAAGAGACTTCAAAGTTCCTTTGATCAACTACCTTAAGACAGAAACTAATACAATTGAACCTAAAAGAGGCTTGACTTTATGGCCAGGTTTCTCAAAGCATTCTTCTTTTGAAAAGTGgatcttgtttttctttttaatgcTCTTCAAGTCGAGAGCGGGACAAGATGACAGCAGTGAATCCATAGATCCTAAACAAGAAAATGATCAACTTGAAGGTTATAATGTAGAAATTCCTATTACAAAGAAGGTTCTTATCAATAACTTCATTAGTGTTTCTGTTAAGAAATACTTTGAATCTGAGGAAGTTAAGAATCTTTTATATCTTGAAACGGATCTACCTGGAGATGTTGCGCTTCATTGGGGAGTTTGCAGGGATGATTCAAGAAAGTGGGAAGTTCCACCTGCTCCGCATCCGTCAGAAACTGtaaaatttaaagacaaagcTTTGAGAACTCAATTTAAGGTACATACCTGACAAGCTatcctttttctttttagaaCTTAGACTTAAGTTATTAAATGTATTTCACACATGCTACCAACCAAGTGCTTTTTTTACAGTACTTGCGATTTTCGAGTCGTATCTCAATTCGATACAAAATTGAACCCAATCGATATGAATCCCTAGTGCGTATCTATTTTGTATAATGAATCCCAATTCATTCCAACAAGTCACTACTTAAACTTAGTGTAGTCAACCACTTTTTTGTCAACTTTGTATAGTCAGTCACTTTTCTTTTGCCATTTGATTTATGACttaaatcttaaattattttaaggtgtcacttattttttacttcaaaatatcttttatttattcctTAGGAATGTATCTTACTATTCACGATTCAGAAAATAGCTCTCCTAATTCATGGTAGGAATCTTAATTTGATAACCATGCTCttctccattttttatttttctacagATTCTTTTCAAATACTGCACTAAGTCTAATTGTCTTAATGAATATATCCAGATCATGAAATGAATCCATGGTATAGTAACAAGAACAACTACAATTCATTTAAGagtttaacttgttttcctccTTCTGTCTCtcattctctctttttttttttgggtgaaaACTTGAAGTTTTGTGTTTTATCATAAATTTGCTTATCAATCATTATCAATCATGTTTTGTAGCCGAGAGGAAACGGACAAGGATCTTCAGTACAAATCactttaggagaagaattttcAGGATTCCTTTTTGTTCTTAAGCAAAATGAAAATGCTTGGTTTAAGTACAAAGGAAATGACTTTTATATCCCACTCTCAAGTTCTAGTAACTTACTTATTAATGGCATCGGAGAGTATGAGTCAGAAGGTGTGAAGAAGGAAATAACTGAAGAGGCAATCCAGAAGActtctttctttcaatttacCAATGGAACTGTCAATGAAATAAAGAATGTGGTGGCAGAAAATTCCTCTGAGAGTGGAAAGGTTAAATCCAAAGAAGTCCAAAATAGCATTCTTCAAGAAATTGAAAGACTGGCTTCTGAAGCCTATAATTTCTTCAGAAGCTCCATTCCAACTTTCTCGGAGGCAACTACGGTGGAACATCGTGAAACAACTATTGTGGAACGCGAAGCAGCGATTGTGGAACCTGAAGCTACTGTGCAATCGGAGAAACTGACCCATGATATAAAAATATGCTCAGCCACAGGATCAGGATATGAAATAATATGCCAAGGGTTTAACTGGGAATCTCATAAATCTGGAAGATGGTACATGGAGCTGAAAGAGAAAGCTTCAGAACTATCATCACTTGGCTTCACTTTGGTTTGGTTACCACCACCTACGGAGTCCGTTTCACCTGAAGGATACATGCCAaaggatttatttaatttgaattcgAGGTAAGAAATTAGAAGTAGTCTAATAATTTTATAGCTGTTGTCTCTAATTATCTATTAATACTAAGCAGAAGTCTCGGCTTTAGCCAAATTGCTTACGTTCATAATATTCCATATACTAGACTTGCAAATATTTTCATCAGTCAttagcatttttttaaaattggggAAGAGGGAAATTATCGTTAACTAGAGTGCCTTTAATCGCTATTTTACAACCGTCTTCAAAGGGATTAGAACTCTATCCCTTGAGGTTACAAGACTAATATCTTGCCATTGAATTGACACCTCATGGATCATCAGTCATTATTCTTCTGAATTATACAATACATGAAAGGGGGAAAAAATTAATCTCAAAGTATAGATAATGGTCCTAAATCATAGCAGCATCCTGGAAAAGAACTTattgatttgtatttttttaaaataaatatcagaTATGGAAACATAGGTGAACTAAAAGATTTGGTGAAAAGATTTCATGAAGTTGGG
It contains:
- the LOC101504221 gene encoding alpha-amylase 3, chloroplastic isoform X1; the protein is MISTVTLEPLFHLHNIETPIHRSKLKQFKKPFFLTSSSNLIKFNASFTLYHPHMPLSSALSPSNTDTSIDHSLHCSDTFFSNTFTINTTQMVEGKVFVRLDQGKDVRNWELTVGCNLPGKWILHWGVTHVNDNGSLIVREWDQPHGDMLPPGSVPIKDYAIETPLKDLSLSAEDDTFHEIRIDLKPNDHISAINFVLKDEETGAWYRNKGRDFKVPLINYLKTETNTIEPKRGLTLWPGFSKHSSFEKWILFFFLMLFKSRAGQDDSSESIDPKQENDQLEGYNVEIPITKKVLINNFISVSVKKYFESEEVKNLLYLETDLPGDVALHWGVCRDDSRKWEVPPAPHPSETVKFKDKALRTQFKPRGNGQGSSVQITLGEEFSGFLFVLKQNENAWFKYKGNDFYIPLSSSSNLLINGIGEYESEGVKKEITEEAIQKTSFFQFTNGTVNEIKNVVAENSSESGKVKSKEVQNSILQEIERLASEAYNFFRSSIPTFSEATTVEHRETTIVEREAAIVEPEATVQSEKLTHDIKICSATGSGYEIICQGFNWESHKSGRWYMELKEKASELSSLGFTLVWLPPPTESVSPEGYMPKDLFNLNSRYGNIGELKDLVKRFHEVGIKVLGDAVLNHRCAHYQNQNGIWNIFGGRLNWDDRAVVADDPHFQGRGNKSSGDNFHAAPNIDHSQEFVRKDLKEWLCWLRKEVGYDGWRLDFVRGFWGGYVKDYLDASEPYFAVGEYWDSLGYSYGEMDYNQDAHRQRIIDWIRATSGTASAFDVTTKGILHSALEKCEYWRLSDQEGKPPGVVGWWPSRAVTFIENHDTGSTQGHWRFPSGKEMQGYAYILTHPGTPSVFFDHILSHYKTEIEALVSIRKRNKIHCRSTVEISKAERDVYAAIIDEKIAMKIGPGHFEPSSTFHKWSLAIDGKDYKIWEASS
- the LOC101504221 gene encoding alpha-amylase 3, chloroplastic isoform X2, translated to MISTVTLEPLFHLHNIETPIHRSKLKQFKKPFFLTSSSNLIKFNASFTLYHPHMPLSSALSPSNTDTSIDHSLHCSDTFFSNTFTINTTQMVEGKVFVRLDQGKDVRNWELTVGCNLPGKWILHWGVTHVNDNGREWDQPHGDMLPPGSVPIKDYAIETPLKDLSLSAEDDTFHEIRIDLKPNDHISAINFVLKDEETGAWYRNKGRDFKVPLINYLKTETNTIEPKRGLTLWPGFSKHSSFEKWILFFFLMLFKSRAGQDDSSESIDPKQENDQLEGYNVEIPITKKVLINNFISVSVKKYFESEEVKNLLYLETDLPGDVALHWGVCRDDSRKWEVPPAPHPSETVKFKDKALRTQFKPRGNGQGSSVQITLGEEFSGFLFVLKQNENAWFKYKGNDFYIPLSSSSNLLINGIGEYESEGVKKEITEEAIQKTSFFQFTNGTVNEIKNVVAENSSESGKVKSKEVQNSILQEIERLASEAYNFFRSSIPTFSEATTVEHRETTIVEREAAIVEPEATVQSEKLTHDIKICSATGSGYEIICQGFNWESHKSGRWYMELKEKASELSSLGFTLVWLPPPTESVSPEGYMPKDLFNLNSRYGNIGELKDLVKRFHEVGIKVLGDAVLNHRCAHYQNQNGIWNIFGGRLNWDDRAVVADDPHFQGRGNKSSGDNFHAAPNIDHSQEFVRKDLKEWLCWLRKEVGYDGWRLDFVRGFWGGYVKDYLDASEPYFAVGEYWDSLGYSYGEMDYNQDAHRQRIIDWIRATSGTASAFDVTTKGILHSALEKCEYWRLSDQEGKPPGVVGWWPSRAVTFIENHDTGSTQGHWRFPSGKEMQGYAYILTHPGTPSVFFDHILSHYKTEIEALVSIRKRNKIHCRSTVEISKAERDVYAAIIDEKIAMKIGPGHFEPSSTFHKWSLAIDGKDYKIWEASS
- the LOC101504221 gene encoding alpha-amylase 3, chloroplastic isoform X4, with the translated sequence MLPPGSVPIKDYAIETPLKDLSLSAEDDTFHEIRIDLKPNDHISAINFVLKDEETGAWYRNKGRDFKVPLINYLKTETNTIEPKRGLTLWPGFSKHSSFEKWILFFFLMLFKSRAGQDDSSESIDPKQENDQLEGYNVEIPITKKVLINNFISVSVKKYFESEEVKNLLYLETDLPGDVALHWGVCRDDSRKWEVPPAPHPSETVKFKDKALRTQFKPRGNGQGSSVQITLGEEFSGFLFVLKQNENAWFKYKGNDFYIPLSSSSNLLINGIGEYESEGVKKEITEEAIQKTSFFQFTNGTVNEIKNVVAENSSESGKVKSKEVQNSILQEIERLASEAYNFFRSSIPTFSEATTVEHRETTIVEREAAIVEPEATVQSEKLTHDIKICSATGSGYEIICQGFNWESHKSGRWYMELKEKASELSSLGFTLVWLPPPTESVSPEGYMPKDLFNLNSRYGNIGELKDLVKRFHEVGIKVLGDAVLNHRCAHYQNQNGIWNIFGGRLNWDDRAVVADDPHFQGRGNKSSGDNFHAAPNIDHSQEFVRKDLKEWLCWLRKEVGYDGWRLDFVRGFWGGYVKDYLDASEPYFAVGEYWDSLGYSYGEMDYNQDAHRQRIIDWIRATSGTASAFDVTTKGILHSALEKCEYWRLSDQEGKPPGVVGWWPSRAVTFIENHDTGSTQGHWRFPSGKEMQGYAYILTHPGTPSVFFDHILSHYKTEIEALVSIRKRNKIHCRSTVEISKAERDVYAAIIDEKIAMKIGPGHFEPSSTFHKWSLAIDGKDYKIWEASS
- the LOC101504221 gene encoding alpha-amylase 3, chloroplastic isoform X3 — protein: MHPSPSIIPTCHFLLHFHLPIQTHLLIIHFIALTPSSLTLSQSTQPKWEWDQPHGDMLPPGSVPIKDYAIETPLKDLSLSAEDDTFHEIRIDLKPNDHISAINFVLKDEETGAWYRNKGRDFKVPLINYLKTETNTIEPKRGLTLWPGFSKHSSFEKWILFFFLMLFKSRAGQDDSSESIDPKQENDQLEGYNVEIPITKKVLINNFISVSVKKYFESEEVKNLLYLETDLPGDVALHWGVCRDDSRKWEVPPAPHPSETVKFKDKALRTQFKPRGNGQGSSVQITLGEEFSGFLFVLKQNENAWFKYKGNDFYIPLSSSSNLLINGIGEYESEGVKKEITEEAIQKTSFFQFTNGTVNEIKNVVAENSSESGKVKSKEVQNSILQEIERLASEAYNFFRSSIPTFSEATTVEHRETTIVEREAAIVEPEATVQSEKLTHDIKICSATGSGYEIICQGFNWESHKSGRWYMELKEKASELSSLGFTLVWLPPPTESVSPEGYMPKDLFNLNSRYGNIGELKDLVKRFHEVGIKVLGDAVLNHRCAHYQNQNGIWNIFGGRLNWDDRAVVADDPHFQGRGNKSSGDNFHAAPNIDHSQEFVRKDLKEWLCWLRKEVGYDGWRLDFVRGFWGGYVKDYLDASEPYFAVGEYWDSLGYSYGEMDYNQDAHRQRIIDWIRATSGTASAFDVTTKGILHSALEKCEYWRLSDQEGKPPGVVGWWPSRAVTFIENHDTGSTQGHWRFPSGKEMQGYAYILTHPGTPSVFFDHILSHYKTEIEALVSIRKRNKIHCRSTVEISKAERDVYAAIIDEKIAMKIGPGHFEPSSTFHKWSLAIDGKDYKIWEASS